Proteins encoded within one genomic window of Polyangia bacterium:
- the ssuE gene encoding NADPH-dependent FMN reductase, whose translation MPRIVTITGSPSAGSRTLALTNQVADTLAGQGFDVQRINVRELPAEDLLHAHVDAPAIKDALALVESAQGVVVSTPVYKAAYSGVLKAFLDLLPQFGLTGKVVLPLLTGGTLAHVLTLDYALRPVLMSLGAQHVVAGLFVLDKLVERQPTGGILLDSTIANRLEGVVGDFIATVRRFGTPSNP comes from the coding sequence ATGCCTCGCATCGTCACCATCACCGGAAGCCCGTCGGCAGGCTCGCGCACGCTGGCCCTGACGAATCAGGTGGCCGACACGTTGGCGGGGCAGGGGTTCGATGTGCAGCGAATCAACGTCCGCGAGCTTCCCGCCGAGGACCTGCTGCACGCTCACGTCGACGCCCCGGCGATCAAAGACGCGCTGGCCCTGGTCGAAAGCGCCCAAGGTGTGGTGGTGTCGACGCCGGTGTACAAGGCGGCTTACAGCGGCGTCCTGAAAGCGTTCCTGGACCTCCTGCCGCAGTTCGGGCTCACCGGCAAGGTGGTGCTGCCGCTTTTGACTGGTGGGACGTTGGCCCACGTGCTGACCCTGGACTATGCCTTGCGGCCGGTGCTGATGTCGCTGGGCGCGCAGCACGTGGTGGCAGGTCTGTTCGTTCTCGACAAGCTGGTCGAACGTCAGCCCACGGGCGGCATCCTGCTGGATTCGACCATCGCCAATCGACTGGAGGGCGTGGTGGGAGATTTCATCGCCACCGTCCGACGCTTCGGCACTCCGTCAAATCCCTGA
- a CDS encoding class III extradiol ring-cleavage dioxygenase, which yields MTSNSKMPVVYLPHGGGPWPFVEVGFDKKEMSRLATYLRSLQALPHTPPKAILAVSAHWEEPVPTVMTAEHPPMLYDYYGFPPQSYQITWPAPGSPAVAARVQQLLESAGLPSARDGQRGFDHGTFVPLKLAYPAADVPTVQLSLKRGLDPKEHLDIGRALAPLRNEGVFIIGSGMSFHNLSAFGDPRAPAIAARFDAWLTETATAEAPHRDRRLTEWSAAPAARQAHPREEHLLPLMVAAGAAGTDRGVTGFADTVMGVRVSAFHFG from the coding sequence ATGACCAGCAACTCGAAAATGCCGGTGGTCTACCTTCCCCACGGCGGTGGCCCGTGGCCTTTTGTCGAGGTTGGCTTCGACAAGAAAGAAATGTCCCGGCTGGCGACGTACCTGCGGTCTCTGCAAGCGCTGCCACACACACCGCCGAAGGCGATCCTGGCCGTGTCCGCGCACTGGGAAGAGCCGGTGCCGACAGTGATGACCGCCGAACACCCGCCGATGCTTTACGACTATTACGGCTTCCCGCCGCAGTCGTATCAGATCACCTGGCCCGCGCCCGGCAGCCCGGCGGTGGCGGCGCGCGTGCAGCAGCTGCTGGAAAGTGCCGGCCTTCCCAGCGCGCGCGATGGGCAGCGCGGGTTCGACCACGGAACATTCGTCCCGCTCAAGCTGGCCTACCCGGCCGCTGACGTGCCAACGGTGCAACTGTCATTGAAGCGCGGGCTCGATCCGAAAGAGCACCTCGACATCGGACGCGCGCTGGCCCCACTGCGCAATGAAGGCGTCTTCATCATCGGCAGCGGCATGAGCTTTCACAACCTGAGCGCCTTCGGCGATCCGCGGGCGCCTGCCATCGCCGCCCGGTTCGACGCCTGGCTGACCGAAACCGCCACCGCCGAGGCCCCACACCGCGACCGCCGCCTGACCGAATGGTCAGCCGCACCGGCCGCCCGCCAGGCCCACCCGCGCGAAGAGCACCTGCTGCCGTTGATGGTGGCCGCCGGCGCCGCCGGCACCGATCGCGGCGTGACCGGTTTCGCCGACACTGTGATGGGTGTGCGGGTGTCGGCGTTTCACTTCGGGTAG